One Excalfactoria chinensis isolate bCotChi1 chromosome 19, bCotChi1.hap2, whole genome shotgun sequence genomic window carries:
- the HEATR6 gene encoding HEAT repeat-containing protein 6: MAAVAVPAREAGPGGSFRRYLVRLGALRAQPGAERSAGGRRTELHLLFDQLISENCGPAPAAGPSAQDVCVLLAQACQLVHFDQEHLVSKVCQLIHHLLNRFQVVVDEQNLNFLLSYCISALKQCSSWTHVEILQALAAVVYNNGPKCQKYLQDLLGKMGLLVQFSDPAQPDVEVRRAAVHSMANLCLSVPGQPCLDEPYRSICFQTFLSVLQSSKASNVDDIVFCMLLQNALKGIQSLLNGGKMKIMQTDQLGSLLAVLKKCMFHGLPGLSIEMPAALYPAPLPQYDKRSPVKQEQPEPAAFKPTGNRRKKSKGKQKKGEFAEEGKEDLCDTGNESNHGADVVKLNLENSRCVDPRACASDIVCVPAGKDPLPSHGTSWKRISSSESEYSDAEGGIQSKMRSYQAKVRQGALACFLSAIKSIEKRILYGYWSAFVPDAPGIGSPQSVSLMTIALKDPSPKTRACSLQVLSAILEGSKQFLSIAEDANDHKRAFTPFSVTIASSIRELHRCLLLALVAESSSQTLTQIIKCLANLVSNAPYSRLNPGLLTRVWNQIKPYICHKDVNVRVSSLTLLGAIVSAQAPLPEVQLLLQQPSSSGLSNSGSATPHRFSFSEQWRKALPLEGESPENPSGCLPPEPCWLIRLCISVIVLPREDSCSDSDANFPSGSVYEPSPVRLESLQVLALLVKGYFSMAQSYLLELGEVACKCMEEMDPSIQLHGAKLLEELGTGVVQQHKPDSAVAPEKRVPISMVVTFWTMMLNGPLPGALQNSQHATLQTSACDALSSILPEAFSSLQNDQQILCITLLLGLNHSETPLVKAAAVRALGVYILFSCLRQDVMFVADTANAILNSLHDKSPSVRAKAAWSLGNLTDTLIVNMETMGQSFQEEFSDLLLLKMLRSATEASKDKDKVKSNAVRALGNLLHFLQPCHVAHPRFREAIEESLQALVSTVESEATMKVRWNACYALGNVFKNSALPLGEAAWTTQAYGALSSVVKSCKNFKVRIKSAMALSIPSRRECYGHTEQFCHVWSALVEALQKSEDTEDFLEFKYSASLRTQICQALLHLLSLATNTDLPLIWETIRANGDAIKSYVVQYMKSGVEDNEAGTHTDLCERERLLRGAIEHLHGVEKQPECKTRGRVSVYLEEILTNHVGATELTEA, from the exons GTGGTAGTCGATGAACAGAACttgaattttcttctctcttactGCATCTCTGCTCTTAAGCAATGCAGCTCTTGGACACACGTTGAAATTCTGCAAGCCTTAGCAGCTGTTGTTTACAATAATGGACCTAAATGTCAGAAG TACCTGCAGGATTTGCTGGGCAAGATGGGACTCCTGGTACAGTTCAGCGATCCTGCTCAGCCCGACGTGGAAGTCAGGAGGGCAGCAGTACACAGCATGGCAAACCTGTGTCTCAG TGTGCCTGGACAGCCATGCTTGGATGAGCCCTACAGAAGTATCTGTTTTCAAACATTCCTAAGTGTTCTGCAGTCTTCAAAAGCCTCTAATGTAGATGACATTGTCTTTTGCATG ttgctacaaaatgcactgaaagGTATCCAGTCACTTCTGAATGGTGGGAAGATGAAGATAATGCAAACTGACCAACTTGGATCTCTCCTTGCAGTATTAAAG aaatgtatgTTTCATGGGCTGCCAGGGCTGAGCATAGAGATGCCTGCAGCCTTGTACCCAGCTCCATTACCTCAGTATGACAAAAGATCACCTGTCAAACAGGAGCAACCAGAGCCGGCTGCCTTTAAGCCCACAGGG AACCGAAGAAAGAagtccaaaggaaaacaaaagaagggaGAGTttgcagaagaaggaaaagaagatttGTGTGATACAGGAAATGAATCGAACCACGGAGCAGATGTGGTGAAACTAAACTTGGAGAACAGTCGTTGTGTGGATCCTCGGGCTTGTGCATCAGATATTGTATGTGTGCCTGCTGGGAAGGATCCCTTACCTTCACATGGTACTAGCTGGAAAAGAATCAGCAGCAGTGAGTCAGAATATTCTGATGCTGAAGGCGGAATACAGAGCAAAATGAG atctTATCAAGCCAAAGTTCGTCAAGGGGCGCTAGCGTGTTTCCTCTCTGCTATAAAGTCAAtagaaaaaagaattctttATGGCTACTGGTCAGCATTTGTTCCTGATGCACCCGGCATTGGCAGCCCGCAGTCAGTGTCCTTGATGACTATTGCTTTAAAGGACCCTTCTCCTAAG ACACGTGCCTGTTCTCTTCAAGTTCTCTCAGCCATTCTGGAAGGTTCTAAGCAGTTTCTTTCTATTGCTGAAGATGCTAATGATCACAAGAGAGCTTTTACTCCCTTCTCTGTAACTATTGCTTCTAGCATCCGGGAGCTGCACCGCTGCCTGCTGCTAGCCCTGGTGGCAGAATCGTCTTCTCAAACACTAACTCAGATAATCAAG tgcCTTGCAAATTTGGTTTCAAATGCACCGTACAGCCGTTTAAATCCTGGGTTGCTGACAAGAGTTTGGAACCAGATAAAGCCATACATTTGCCATAAAG ATGTTAATGTTCGAGTTTCTAGTCTCACACTATTAGGGGCTATCGTATCTGCCCAAGCACCTTTACCAGAGGTGCAGCTACTTTTACAGCAGCCCAGTTCTTCAGGGCTAAGCAACAGTGGTAGTGCAACCCCTCATCGTTTTAGTTTTTCTGAGCAGTGGAGAAAAGCACTCCCCTTGGAAGGGGAATCTCCAGAGAATCCATCAGGATGTTTGCCTCCAGAACCATGCTGGCTTATTCGTCTTTGTATTTCTGTCATTGTTCTGCCCAGAGAGGATTCCTGTTCTGACAGCGATGCTAACTTTCCATCTGGGAGTGTTTATGAACCATCTCCTGTTCGACTGGAATCCTTGCAG GTGTTAGCTCTTCTTGTGAAAGGGTATTTCTCTATGGCTCAAAGCTATTTGCTAGAACTTGGAGAAGTGGCTTGCAAATGCATGGAAGAAATGGATCCATCCATTCAGCTTCATGGAGCCAAA CTTCTGGAGGAGCTGGGCACGGGTGTagtacagcagcacaaacccGACTCAGCTGTTGCTCCTGAGAAGAGAGTGCCAATCAGCATG GTTGTAACCTTCTGGACCATGATGTTGAATGGCCCTTTACCTGGTGCTCTCCAGAATTCTCAACATGCAACTCTTCAGACGAGTGCCTGTGATGCTCTGTCCTCCATCCTGCCAGAAGCTTTCAGCAGTCTGCAG AACGACCAGCAGATACTGTGCATCACTCTGCTGCTTGGCCTGAACCACAGCGAGACCCCACTGgtaaaagctgctgctgtacGTGCCCTTGGGGTCTACATCCTCTTCTCTTGCCTTCGTCAG gATGTGATGTTTGTAGCAGACACAGCAAATGCTATCCTGAACTCCCTCCATGACAAGTCTCCCAGTGTCCGTGCCAAAGCTGCCTGGTCCCTGGGCAACCTCACAGACACTCTGATTGTCAACAT GGAAACAATGGGGCAAAGTTTCCAAGAGGAATTCTCTGATCTCCTACTGTTGAAGATGTTACGGTCTGCGACCGAAGCATCCAAGGACAAAGACAAG gTAAAGAGCAATGCAGTCAGGGCCCTTGGCAATCTGCTTCACTTCCTGCAGCCGTGTCACGTAGCACACCCCAGGTTTAGGGAAGCCATTGAAGAGTCTCTCCAGGCCCTTGTTTCCACTGTTGAGAGTGAGGCCACTATGAAAGTGCGCTGGAATGCTTGTTACGCACTGGGCAATGTATTTAAGAACAGTGCCTTGCCTCTTG GAGAGGCTGCTTGGACCACACAGGCGTATGGGGCGCTTTCCTCCGTGGTGAAGTCATGCAAAAATTTCAAAGTCCGCATCAAATCGGCCATGGccctctccatccccagcaggAGGGAATGCTACGGACACACAGAGCAGTTCTGCCATGTCTGGAGTGCCTTGGTGGAAGCCCTGCAGAAGAGTGAGGACACCGAGGACTTCCTGGAATTCAAGTACAGCGCCAGCCTCAGGACCCAGAtctgccaggctctgctccaTTTGTTGAGTCTGGCGACTAACACAGACCTGCCACTCATCTGGGAAACCATAAGAGCAAATGGTGATGCCATCAAATCCTATGTTGTGCAATATATGAAATCTGGAGTAGAAGACAACGAAGCAGGAACGCACACAGActtgtgtgagagagagagactaTTGAGAGGAGCTATTGAACATCTGCATGGGGTAGAGAAACAGCCAGAGTGCAAAACTCGAGGGAGGGTGTCCGTTTATCTAGAAGAGATCTTGACAAACCACGTTGGTGCCACTGAGTTAACAGAAGCCTGA